The Bacteroidota bacterium genome contains a region encoding:
- the secD gene encoding protein translocase subunit SecD — MKKNLTRIVLTVFLIILSLYFLYPTYQDYNLSKELKGKTGQDSIDFVDKNGEKLKSARDKRIKLGLDLKGGMYVVLDVDIVKLLEDLAKKKDATLTAVLNETKEATKGNDEAIFETFKQKLQAKGLSLKSYYGEIRDEEKDVDKKLKDEIDGALDRAVEIVRNRIDQYGVAEPQIQKIGGSRIIVELPGVSNQEEVRKLLQGTAMLEFKLVKDAQSTVKVMEAINNVMVGNKDTTNTVKDSLKTNTLDSTKNKTSLTSADTTKSKNETAGKNKKDSTKVTDKKVVDKKDTTKTKKDTTKTKKDSAITKADTTTPADTNKQLSEEEIKAKYPFFTLVQLNQQSGVADGYVREADKDKVDRLLAREDVKAVIPSDMTFAWGNRTVESPEGKIYTLYAIKKDAELTGKVITNARANIDPTNNTPVVTMEMNTEGSADWSRITGSNIGKRIAIVLDNAVFSAPVVRGKISGGNSQIEGMANIQEAKLLEIVLKAGALPAPVKIIEERSIGPSLGEDSIKAGIFSSLAALILVALFMIVYYRVGGTVADVALVINVLFILGIMASLKATLTVPGIAGLILTLGMAVDTNVLIFERIREELATGKPLKTALEVGYKKAFSAIFDSHVTSIITGLILYQFGTGPIQGFALTLLFGLVANLFTAIVITHFIFDIMIEKGKEPSFG, encoded by the coding sequence TTGAAGAAGAATCTTACGAGAATCGTTCTCACCGTTTTTCTTATTATTTTGTCGCTTTACTTCCTCTATCCTACTTATCAGGATTATAACCTGAGCAAGGAGTTAAAGGGTAAAACGGGACAGGACAGCATTGACTTCGTTGATAAAAACGGAGAAAAGCTGAAGAGTGCCAGAGACAAAAGAATAAAGCTTGGTCTTGACCTTAAGGGCGGGATGTATGTTGTACTTGATGTAGACATTGTAAAACTGCTGGAAGATCTTGCAAAAAAGAAAGACGCAACTTTGACAGCTGTTCTCAATGAGACTAAAGAAGCTACTAAAGGCAATGATGAAGCAATTTTTGAAACTTTCAAACAAAAGCTTCAGGCAAAAGGTCTTAGTTTAAAATCTTATTACGGAGAAATCCGTGATGAGGAAAAAGACGTCGATAAAAAATTAAAAGATGAAATCGACGGAGCTTTAGACAGAGCTGTTGAAATCGTAAGAAACAGAATTGACCAGTACGGTGTTGCCGAACCGCAGATTCAAAAAATCGGCGGAAGCAGAATCATCGTTGAGCTTCCGGGCGTAAGCAATCAGGAAGAAGTAAGAAAACTTTTACAGGGAACTGCAATGCTGGAGTTCAAGCTGGTAAAAGATGCTCAAAGCACTGTAAAGGTGATGGAAGCTATCAACAATGTTATGGTAGGAAACAAAGATACCACTAACACTGTAAAAGATTCTTTGAAGACAAATACTTTGGATTCTACAAAGAATAAGACTTCATTAACAAGTGCAGATACTACTAAATCAAAGAACGAAACAGCCGGAAAGAATAAAAAAGATTCTACTAAAGTAACTGATAAAAAAGTTGTCGATAAAAAAGATACCACTAAGACTAAAAAGGATACAACAAAGACAAAGAAAGACAGCGCAATAACAAAAGCAGATACAACAACTCCTGCAGATACTAACAAACAATTATCTGAAGAAGAGATAAAAGCAAAATATCCTTTCTTCACACTTGTTCAGTTAAATCAGCAGTCAGGTGTTGCAGACGGTTATGTAAGAGAAGCTGATAAAGATAAAGTTGACAGATTGCTTGCAAGAGAAGATGTTAAAGCAGTTATCCCGTCAGATATGACCTTTGCATGGGGCAACAGAACAGTTGAATCACCTGAAGGAAAGATCTACACATTATACGCAATCAAAAAAGATGCTGAGTTAACAGGTAAAGTTATTACCAATGCAAGAGCTAACATCGACCCGACTAACAATACACCAGTTGTAACAATGGAAATGAACACTGAAGGTTCTGCCGACTGGTCAAGAATCACAGGTTCAAACATCGGAAAAAGAATTGCAATCGTTTTAGATAATGCAGTATTCTCTGCTCCTGTAGTAAGAGGAAAAATTTCAGGCGGTAATTCACAAATCGAAGGAATGGCAAATATTCAGGAAGCAAAGCTTCTTGAAATTGTGCTTAAAGCCGGCGCATTACCTGCCCCTGTAAAGATTATTGAAGAGCGTTCTATCGGGCCATCGCTCGGAGAAGACTCTATTAAAGCAGGTATATTCTCATCACTTGCTGCTTTGATACTTGTAGCATTATTTATGATAGTTTATTACAGAGTCGGCGGAACAGTTGCTGACGTAGCGCTTGTAATCAACGTTCTTTTCATACTTGGAATCATGGCTTCGTTAAAGGCAACTTTAACAGTGCCGGGTATTGCAGGCTTGATTCTGACGCTCGGTATGGCTGTAGATACAAACGTTCTTATCTTTGAAAGAATAAGAGAAGAACTTGCAACAGGCAAGCCGTTAAAAACAGCGCTGGAAGTCGGATACAAAAAAGCTTTCTCAGCTATTTTTGACTCTCACGTAACAAGTATCATTACAGGTTTAATATTATATCAATTCGGAACAGGACCTATTCAGGGCTTTGCATTAACATTGTTATTCGGTTTAGTTGCAAACTTGTTCACAGCTATCGTAATTACGCACTTCATATTTGATATAATGATTGAAAAAGGCAAAGAGCCAAGTTTCGGATAA